From Senegalia massiliensis, a single genomic window includes:
- a CDS encoding Spo0E family sporulation regulatory protein-aspartic acid phosphatase has translation MENLDLDNLETKIMTLKKQLDKLLHKNNSINTIEIIKISEELDEVLYLYHKIKSTDIKKDQDK, from the coding sequence ATGGAAAACTTAGACTTAGATAATCTTGAGACTAAAATAATGACACTGAAAAAACAATTAGATAAACTACTTCATAAAAATAACTCTATAAACACAATAGAAATAATAAAGATCAGTGAAGAATTAGATGAAGTTCTATATCTATATCATAAAATAAAATCAACTGACATAAAAAAAGACCAGGACAAGTAG
- a CDS encoding N-acetylmuramoyl-L-alanine amidase, with protein sequence MTKKIIIDPGHGGRDPGGGTNRYWKEKDMVLKISKYQYNILKNLGVDVKLTRDSDTYLNPEKRTSIVRNSGTDICISNHLNAGGGDGVETIHSIYSNGKLARLIANEIVEEGQNLRRVFTKKHPRLKGKDYYYMHRLTGRVETIIIEYGFADSKGDDVSQIKNNWKRYAEAAVEGICKYIGVEYKASHNERNYMKLGDSGFKVQDFQKGLMELGFVFEYKGKRFGADGHYGNATRSTVIEFQRKYGLDIDGYAGPKTQGKLSELLKAKKDKENEDNKAYRVQVGYFHNKHKAEDLIEELENDGYSTYLKSENKEIE encoded by the coding sequence ATGACTAAGAAGATTATAATAGATCCAGGACATGGAGGAAGAGATCCAGGAGGAGGAACAAATAGATATTGGAAAGAGAAAGATATGGTTCTTAAAATATCTAAGTATCAATATAATATACTTAAAAACTTAGGGGTGGACGTCAAATTAACTAGAGATAGTGATACTTACTTAAATCCAGAAAAACGTACTTCAATAGTTAGAAATTCAGGAACAGATATATGTATAAGCAATCATCTAAATGCAGGTGGTGGAGATGGAGTAGAAACTATACATTCTATATATAGTAATGGAAAACTTGCAAGATTAATTGCAAATGAAATAGTTGAAGAAGGACAAAATTTAAGAAGAGTATTCACGAAAAAACATCCAAGGTTGAAAGGAAAAGACTACTATTACATGCACCGTTTAACTGGAAGAGTAGAAACTATTATAATAGAGTATGGATTTGCAGATTCTAAAGGAGATGATGTGTCACAAATAAAAAATAACTGGAAAAGATATGCTGAAGCAGCAGTTGAAGGCATATGTAAATATATAGGTGTAGAATATAAAGCTTCACATAATGAAAGAAACTATATGAAACTAGGAGATTCAGGTTTTAAGGTTCAAGATTTTCAAAAAGGCTTGATGGAACTTGGTTTTGTATTCGAATATAAAGGCAAAAGATTTGGTGCAGATGGTCACTATGGAAATGCTACAAGATCAACTGTTATAGAGTTTCAAAGAAAATATGGCCTTGATATAGATGGATATGCTGGACCTAAAACTCAAGGTAAGCTGTCTGAATTATTAAAAGCTAAGAAGGATAAAGAAAATGAAGACAATAAAGCATATAGAGTGCAAGTTGGGTATTTCCATAACAAGCATAAAGCTGAGGATTTAATCGAAGAGCTTGAAAATGATGGATATTCAACTTATCTAAAATCTGAAAATAAAGAAATAGAGTAA
- a CDS encoding SPP1 phage holin family protein produces the protein MDFNFKGVNKATWVRIVGLFLVLINQVSISFFKFELISFGDEQIYEGVSTILTVVMAIVAGWKNNSFTEEAQKADAVLKYKEEK, from the coding sequence ATGGATTTTAATTTTAAAGGTGTAAATAAAGCAACATGGGTAAGAATCGTAGGTTTGTTTTTAGTATTAATTAATCAAGTTTCAATTAGTTTTTTTAAATTTGAATTGATTAGTTTCGGTGATGAACAAATTTATGAAGGAGTATCTACAATACTTACAGTTGTTATGGCTATAGTTGCTGGGTGGAAAAACAACAGTTTTACAGAAGAAGCTCAAAAGGCAGATGCTGTATTGAAATATAAGGAGGAAAAATAA
- a CDS encoding DUF859 family phage minor structural protein, which translates to MLSGSINNTFKDTWRLIAEWSATQNIEENYSLVTVNFYLTGDYAIYASSRNNGYITIDGSRYNFTANSSISAGQKKLLGSATKKVYHNNVGEKTFKIYASYDLKVTLSGTYIDTRHVEGNFRLNDIPRASTMSGVPESFDIDTAFGVGVQRADASFTHKVTMYLGTKYIGEWTGGPSISVSLDTTRQNRIYEEIPDATKATVTLKLTTYKGTKQIGDRTETTIVAKVPSDIKPYFSSIGHREDAPVVINSEIDLYIKTLSKIRIWFRDAVANKYATIKSYAIHINDKNYLGSAITTDLINKSGTLTITATLTDSRNRTFTRTLDITVANYAPPDIQKVVPKRYLNSSGTEDGMGTYLGVDILGQVSSLKVGTIEKNTCTIRIYKKPKGYPTWSAIYNNTWSLSIMSTWGYYPGYLIDAAYDIRIEVEDKFNIVRVDRILPTAIITGELAKTGMSIGTTYREGEGVLQLASPYGQNDEFPLINMSGGYVIYRDNTSLAGAISRAWLDTPDMGEVVIGPRSSSRTMKQFRVRAEKHSFEDGPIFNGSYNKNGNGYTKLPNDFIMVWGEVVYSASGNTGYIRVTLPMTLPNNIYNVVATPKYQSGAPLDVTITAQPTRSEIIFYVRSSGSKPTSDFRICYQVWGD; encoded by the coding sequence ATGCTTAGTGGATCTATAAATAATACTTTTAAAGATACATGGAGATTAATAGCTGAATGGTCTGCTACACAAAATATAGAAGAAAATTATAGTTTAGTAACAGTTAATTTTTATCTAACTGGTGATTATGCTATATATGCAAGTAGTAGGAATAATGGCTATATTACAATAGATGGTTCAAGATATAATTTTACTGCTAATTCTTCAATAAGTGCTGGACAAAAGAAGTTATTAGGAAGTGCAACAAAAAAAGTTTATCATAACAATGTAGGAGAAAAAACTTTTAAGATTTATGCATCATATGATTTAAAAGTTACACTTTCAGGAACTTATATAGACACAAGACATGTAGAAGGTAATTTCAGATTAAATGATATACCTCGTGCATCTACAATGAGTGGAGTGCCAGAAAGTTTTGATATTGATACAGCCTTTGGAGTAGGGGTACAACGTGCAGATGCATCCTTTACTCATAAAGTTACAATGTATTTGGGTACAAAATATATAGGAGAGTGGACTGGTGGACCTTCAATATCTGTTAGCCTAGATACTACAAGGCAGAATAGAATATATGAAGAAATACCAGATGCAACTAAAGCTACAGTTACCCTTAAATTAACAACATATAAAGGTACAAAACAAATTGGAGATAGAACAGAAACTACAATAGTAGCAAAAGTACCTTCTGATATAAAGCCTTACTTTAGTAGCATAGGGCATAGGGAAGATGCACCAGTTGTAATTAATTCTGAAATAGATTTATATATAAAAACTTTATCAAAAATACGTATATGGTTTAGAGATGCTGTTGCAAATAAGTATGCTACTATAAAAAGCTATGCAATACACATAAATGATAAAAATTATTTAGGCAGTGCTATTACTACAGATTTAATAAATAAAAGTGGGACACTAACCATAACAGCTACTTTAACAGATAGTAGAAATAGAACTTTTACAAGAACTTTAGATATTACAGTTGCAAATTATGCACCTCCAGACATACAAAAAGTTGTACCTAAAAGATATTTAAATTCATCAGGGACAGAAGATGGAATGGGAACATATTTAGGAGTAGATATATTAGGGCAAGTTAGTAGTTTAAAAGTAGGAACTATAGAAAAAAATACTTGTACTATAAGAATATACAAAAAACCTAAAGGATACCCTACATGGTCTGCAATTTACAATAATACATGGAGTTTATCTATAATGAGTACATGGGGTTATTACCCTGGATATTTAATAGATGCAGCATATGATATACGAATAGAAGTAGAAGATAAATTTAATATTGTAAGGGTAGATAGAATATTACCCACTGCTATTATAACTGGAGAGCTTGCAAAAACAGGAATGAGTATAGGTACAACCTATAGAGAAGGAGAAGGAGTATTACAATTAGCATCACCATATGGACAAAATGATGAATTCCCACTAATAAACATGAGTGGTGGCTATGTAATTTATAGAGATAACACTTCACTTGCAGGAGCTATATCTCGTGCTTGGTTAGACACACCTGATATGGGTGAAGTAGTTATAGGACCACGTTCATCAAGTAGAACTATGAAACAATTTAGAGTTAGGGCAGAAAAACATAGTTTTGAAGATGGTCCAATATTTAATGGATCATATAATAAAAATGGTAATGGCTATACAAAACTTCCCAATGATTTTATTATGGTCTGGGGAGAGGTTGTATATTCTGCTAGTGGAAATACAGGATATATAAGAGTTACACTACCTATGACACTACCAAATAACATTTATAATGTAGTAGCAACTCCAAAATATCAAAGTGGTGCACCTTTAGATGTAACAATAACAGCACAACCAACTAGATCAGAAATAATATTTTATGTTAGAAGTTCAGGCAGCAAACCAACATCAGATTTTAGAATATGTTATCAAGTGTGGGGTGATTAG